Proteins from a single region of Sphingomonas sp.:
- a CDS encoding chemotaxis protein CheB codes for MSVEAVVIGASAGAVQALSRILPRLPEAYPLPVFVVVHVPSDPSGLTTLFSAKCLASVREPEDKEPIAPGTVYFAPPGYHMLIEADRSIALSMDEPVLFSRPSIDILFESAADSYGAGLIGVILTGANEDGAEGAAAVAGAGGRVLVENPASAFAATMPAAALARCPGAESLSLDAIADYLVGLGET; via the coding sequence ATGAGCGTTGAGGCGGTCGTGATCGGCGCATCGGCGGGGGCGGTGCAGGCGCTGTCCCGGATCTTGCCGCGCTTGCCTGAAGCCTATCCCTTGCCGGTGTTTGTTGTCGTGCACGTGCCTTCCGATCCATCGGGGCTGACGACCCTGTTCAGTGCTAAATGCCTGGCCTCGGTGCGCGAGCCCGAGGACAAGGAGCCGATAGCGCCCGGCACCGTCTATTTCGCGCCGCCGGGCTATCACATGCTGATCGAGGCGGACCGCAGCATCGCCCTGTCGATGGACGAGCCAGTGCTGTTCTCGCGGCCGTCGATCGATATCCTCTTCGAGAGCGCGGCCGACAGCTATGGCGCAGGGCTGATCGGCGTGATCCTCACCGGCGCGAACGAGGATGGCGCGGAAGGGGCGGCGGCGGTCGCCGGGGCCGGCGGCAGGGTGCTGGTCGAAAATCCAGCCTCGGCCTTTGCCGCGACGATGCCTGCCGCGGCGCTGGCCCGATGCCCGGGAGCGGAATCGCTGTCCCTCGATGCGATCGCGGACTATCTGGTGGGGCTGGGAGAGACATGA
- a CDS encoding CheR family methyltransferase, which yields MDAALTPPASEPVEDIEIHLLLEALYRRYHYDFRHYARASIKRRLRQAREQLGYASLSALQDALLHDKAVMTRLLDYLTVQVSEMFRDPGYFRAIREKVVPHLRTYPSLKFWIAGCSGGEELYSFAILLHEEGLLDRTLLYATDINPAALEAAQSGIFAADRIAAFTRNHQRAGGKSSLSDYYTTAYGRASFDKRLRAQVVFSDHSLVTDAVFAECQFVSCRNVMIYFDRPLQDRAIGLFRDSLSRRGFLGLGSKETLRFSAHADAFSEFVREEKIYQRRDS from the coding sequence ATGGATGCCGCGCTGACTCCGCCGGCGAGCGAGCCGGTCGAGGATATCGAAATCCATTTGCTGCTCGAGGCGCTCTACCGGCGCTATCACTACGACTTCCGGCACTATGCGCGGGCGTCGATCAAGCGGCGGCTGCGCCAGGCACGCGAGCAGCTTGGCTATGCGAGTCTCTCGGCGTTGCAGGACGCGCTGCTGCACGACAAGGCGGTGATGACGCGGCTGCTCGACTATCTGACGGTGCAGGTCAGCGAGATGTTTCGCGACCCCGGCTATTTCCGGGCGATCCGTGAGAAGGTCGTGCCGCATCTGCGGACCTATCCTTCGCTCAAATTCTGGATCGCCGGATGCAGCGGCGGCGAGGAACTCTACTCCTTCGCGATCCTGCTTCATGAAGAGGGCTTGCTCGACCGCACGCTGCTCTACGCGACCGATATCAATCCCGCCGCGCTGGAGGCCGCGCAAAGCGGCATCTTCGCGGCAGACCGGATCGCGGCGTTCACCAGGAACCATCAGCGCGCCGGTGGCAAATCCTCGCTCTCCGATTACTACACCACCGCTTATGGCCGCGCTTCGTTCGACAAGAGGCTGCGTGCCCAGGTTGTGTTCTCGGATCATAGCCTGGTGACCGACGCGGTATTCGCCGAGTGCCAGTTCGTCTCGTGCCGCAACGTGATGATCTATTTCGATCGCCCCCTGCAGGACCGCGCGATCGGACTGTTCCGGGATTCGCTCAGCCGCCGCGGTTTCCTTGGGCTCGGATCGAAGGAGACGCTGCGCTTCTCCGCGCATGCCGACGCCTTCAGCGAGTTCGTGCGCGAGGAAAAAATCTATCAGCGGCGCGATTCATGA
- a CDS encoding penicillin acylase family protein → MKLSRRSLLLGSAATFLSPAAPLLARQRQVGGAGLSASIEILDDPYGVPHIRARSIPDAYFGQGYVVARDRLFQIDLAQRREMGRLAEVFGAEFAAHDAAARLFHYHGDVHAELARVPARYLDCARAYVAGVNARIDEVVANPALLPLEYRILGIRPMRWALRDLVVARGASGGNSGDEVRRARLAAMGLLEVDEIAAPLHPAWKLSVPEGLDAAAVSDADLGVLRLGGLPYASMTPDPVERANAGSNAWTVGPDRTATGRPILANDPHLGIGGFGPRHVAHLTAPGLDVIGAGAPGLPGIMQGHTDRFAFGRTNFHIDQEDLFVLVLNAEDHERYWHDGGWKRFETVETLIPVKGAAAKAVTLRYSVHGPVLSHDPARRRATALASIELQPGASGAFAMIAINLARDWESLRAAFAFHPSPTNFHYADVEGNHGWQVIGFTPVRRKGDGLLPVPGDGRYDWTGMRDFRALPSEFNPAKGWFASANQNNLPADWPRDRIPAFSFREPYRYERIAEVLAGQPKHNLADSVALQHDTMSAPARQLIALLPGQAGPAAEMLRGWDGRIDAASGAAALFEILWRELNGRMVEAIVPARARGLIDSVAPSVLLERLASNPALLERALATAWNSALTKLGPDPAAWRWGAQHRVRLMHPLSSVPAIAAAFPAIEGEESGGDSYTVMARGIRGAQVGSGASYLQVIDVGGWDNSLMLNLPGQSNDPRSRHYRDHYGPWSRGQMLPMLFSKAAVDARVVTRTTLNPARE, encoded by the coding sequence ATGAAGCTCAGCCGCCGCTCGCTCCTGCTCGGGTCCGCCGCGACATTCCTGTCGCCCGCCGCGCCACTGCTGGCGCGTCAGCGGCAGGTCGGTGGCGCGGGCTTGTCGGCATCGATCGAGATTCTCGACGATCCATATGGTGTGCCGCACATCCGGGCGCGGTCGATCCCCGACGCCTATTTCGGGCAGGGCTATGTCGTCGCGCGCGACCGGCTGTTTCAGATCGATCTGGCGCAGCGGCGCGAGATGGGGCGGCTCGCCGAGGTGTTCGGTGCGGAGTTCGCGGCGCACGATGCCGCGGCGCGGCTGTTTCACTATCACGGCGATGTGCATGCCGAGCTGGCGCGGGTGCCGGCTCGATATCTCGATTGTGCACGGGCCTATGTCGCCGGCGTCAATGCCCGGATCGACGAGGTCGTGGCGAACCCGGCGCTGCTGCCGCTCGAATATCGCATTCTCGGCATTCGTCCGATGCGCTGGGCGCTGCGCGATCTGGTGGTGGCGCGCGGGGCTTCGGGCGGGAATAGTGGCGATGAGGTCCGCCGGGCGCGACTGGCGGCGATGGGATTGCTCGAAGTGGACGAGATCGCCGCGCCGCTGCACCCGGCGTGGAAGCTGAGCGTGCCGGAAGGGCTCGATGCGGCGGCGGTGTCCGATGCCGATCTCGGCGTGCTGCGGCTGGGCGGATTGCCCTATGCCTCGATGACGCCCGATCCGGTCGAGCGGGCGAACGCCGGCAGCAACGCCTGGACGGTGGGGCCGGATCGCACCGCCACCGGCCGCCCGATCCTCGCCAACGACCCGCATCTGGGAATTGGCGGGTTCGGCCCCCGGCATGTCGCGCACCTTACCGCGCCGGGGCTCGACGTGATCGGCGCGGGCGCGCCGGGCCTGCCGGGGATCATGCAGGGGCATACCGACCGTTTCGCGTTCGGGCGCACCAACTTTCATATCGATCAGGAGGATCTGTTCGTTCTCGTTCTTAATGCGGAGGATCACGAACGATATTGGCATGATGGCGGATGGAAGCGGTTCGAGACGGTCGAGACGCTGATCCCGGTCAAAGGCGCGGCGGCGAAAGCGGTGACGCTGCGCTATTCGGTGCATGGGCCGGTGCTCTCGCACGATCCGGCGCGGCGGCGCGCGACCGCTCTGGCGTCGATCGAGCTGCAGCCGGGCGCGAGCGGCGCGTTCGCGATGATCGCGATAAACCTGGCGCGGGATTGGGAGAGCCTGCGCGCGGCGTTCGCCTTCCATCCCTCGCCGACCAACTTCCATTACGCCGATGTCGAGGGCAATCATGGCTGGCAGGTGATCGGCTTCACGCCGGTGCGCCGCAAGGGCGACGGGCTGCTGCCGGTGCCCGGCGACGGGCGCTACGACTGGACCGGAATGCGCGATTTCCGCGCACTGCCGAGCGAATTCAACCCGGCCAAGGGCTGGTTCGCTTCGGCCAACCAGAACAATCTGCCGGCGGATTGGCCGCGCGACCGCATTCCGGCCTTCTCGTTCCGCGAGCCCTATCGCTACGAGCGGATTGCCGAGGTGCTGGCGGGCCAGCCCAAGCATAACCTGGCCGACAGCGTCGCGCTCCAGCACGATACGATGTCGGCGCCGGCGCGCCAATTGATCGCGCTGTTGCCGGGGCAGGCGGGTCCGGCGGCGGAGATGCTGCGCGGCTGGGATGGCCGCATCGATGCCGCGAGCGGCGCAGCGGCGTTGTTCGAGATATTATGGCGCGAGCTCAACGGGAGGATGGTCGAGGCGATCGTGCCGGCCCGTGCGCGCGGGCTGATCGACAGCGTCGCGCCCTCCGTGTTGCTGGAACGGCTGGCAAGCAATCCGGCCCTGCTGGAGCGGGCGCTCGCCACCGCATGGAACAGCGCGCTGACGAAGCTCGGCCCCGATCCCGCCGCGTGGCGCTGGGGTGCGCAGCATCGGGTTCGCCTCATGCATCCGCTATCGAGCGTTCCGGCGATCGCGGCGGCCTTCCCGGCGATTGAGGGCGAGGAATCGGGTGGCGACAGCTATACCGTCATGGCGCGGGGCATTCGCGGAGCGCAGGTCGGCAGCGGGGCGAGCTATTTGCAGGTGATCGATGTTGGCGGATGGGACAATTCGTTGATGCTCAATCTGCCGGGACAATCGAACGATCCGCGCTCACGGCACTATCGCGATCACTATGGGCCGTGGTCCAGAGGGCAGATGCTGCCGATGCTGTTCAGCAAGGCGGCGGTGGATGCGCGCGTCGTGACGCGGACGACGCTCAATCCCGCTCGCGAATAG
- a CDS encoding response regulator, with translation MSSAIETIYFLIVDDLEENLVALEALLRREGLGFLRARSGEEALELLLKHEIALALLDVQMPGMDGFELAEFMRGNERTRHVPIIFLTAGSADTQRRFRGYEAGAVDFIQKPIEPEMLRGKANVFFDLYSQRRALANAADQLEAQVRERTAALEDALNRLRDETAERERAEASLRQSQKMEAVGQLTGGIAHDFNNMLTGIIGSLDLMRRRIAAGRLDDLDRYMDAATTSADRAAALTQRLLAFSRRQSLDAQPLELNALIQSMSQLVERAIPENIAFALALEPGLPNALADANQLENAILNLALNARDAMPEGGKLTIETSLADLGDTSVASNAGLAAGKYVLVAVSDTGTGIPDDLLEKVFDPFFTTKPLGQGTGLGLSMVYGFARQSGGAVRIHSQQGLGTSVKLYLPITDAALAERCASPGSAPRGDGERVLVVEDDPAVRMLVREVLEELRYEAIEIADPTAAVPLLASEERIDLMISDVGMPGMNGRELADLAREHRPDLPILFITGYAEHATIRSGFLGAGMSMITKPFSLDGLATKISELIGAVTTE, from the coding sequence ATGAGCAGCGCCATCGAGACCATATATTTCCTGATCGTCGACGATCTCGAAGAGAATCTGGTGGCGCTTGAGGCGCTTTTGCGGCGCGAGGGGCTGGGCTTTCTTCGCGCGCGCTCTGGCGAGGAAGCGCTGGAGCTCCTGCTCAAGCACGAGATCGCGCTCGCTCTTCTCGACGTGCAGATGCCGGGGATGGATGGCTTCGAACTGGCCGAGTTCATGCGCGGCAACGAGCGCACCCGCCACGTTCCGATCATCTTCCTCACCGCCGGCAGCGCGGATACTCAGCGGCGTTTCCGGGGCTATGAGGCCGGCGCGGTCGATTTCATACAGAAGCCGATCGAACCCGAAATGCTGCGCGGCAAGGCTAACGTCTTTTTCGACCTGTACAGTCAGCGGCGCGCGCTCGCCAACGCCGCCGATCAGCTCGAAGCGCAGGTGCGCGAGCGGACCGCCGCGCTCGAGGACGCGCTCAATCGCCTGCGCGACGAAACCGCCGAGCGCGAACGGGCCGAAGCGTCGCTGCGCCAGAGCCAGAAGATGGAGGCGGTCGGCCAGCTGACCGGCGGGATCGCGCACGATTTCAACAATATGCTGACCGGTATCATCGGCTCGCTCGATCTGATGCGGCGCCGCATCGCCGCGGGCAGATTGGACGATCTCGACCGGTATATGGATGCCGCGACGACATCCGCGGATCGCGCGGCGGCGCTGACGCAACGACTGCTCGCTTTCTCGCGCCGCCAGTCGCTCGATGCCCAGCCGCTCGAGCTGAACGCGCTGATTCAGTCGATGTCGCAACTTGTCGAGCGCGCGATTCCCGAGAACATCGCTTTCGCGCTGGCGCTGGAACCGGGCCTTCCCAACGCGCTCGCCGATGCCAATCAACTCGAGAACGCGATCCTCAACCTGGCGCTCAACGCCCGCGATGCGATGCCGGAGGGCGGCAAGCTGACGATCGAGACAAGCCTTGCCGATCTTGGCGATACATCCGTCGCGTCGAACGCCGGACTGGCGGCCGGCAAATATGTGCTCGTCGCGGTGTCCGACACCGGCACCGGCATTCCCGACGATCTGCTGGAAAAGGTCTTCGACCCGTTCTTCACCACTAAGCCGCTCGGCCAGGGCACCGGCCTCGGCCTGTCGATGGTCTATGGCTTCGCGCGGCAGAGCGGCGGCGCGGTGCGCATCCATAGCCAGCAAGGGCTCGGCACTTCGGTGAAGCTCTATCTGCCGATAACCGATGCCGCGCTCGCCGAACGCTGCGCCTCGCCGGGATCCGCACCGCGCGGCGATGGCGAGCGGGTGCTGGTGGTGGAAGACGATCCGGCGGTGCGGATGCTGGTCCGCGAAGTGCTCGAAGAGCTGCGCTACGAAGCCATCGAAATTGCCGATCCGACCGCGGCGGTGCCGCTGCTCGCGTCGGAGGAGCGCATCGATCTGATGATCTCCGATGTCGGCATGCCCGGCATGAACGGACGCGAGCTTGCCGATCTGGCGCGCGAGCATCGGCCAGACCTGCCGATCCTGTTCATCACCGGCTATGCCGAGCACGCGACCATTCGTTCGGGGTTTCTGGGTGCGGGCATGTCGATGATCACCAAGCCTTTCTCGCTCGATGGGCTGGCGACCAAGATCAGCGAATTGATCGGAGCGGTCACGACTGAATAG